A genomic window from Microvirga sp. TS319 includes:
- a CDS encoding urease accessory protein UreE: MPRVTTIVRKPAVKADRVVDTVTLDHEARNRRQATLTAAGGIEILLDLDMETTINDGDALRLEDGRLVQVKAKPEALLEVKAENPLRLMRLAWHLGSNHGLAEMSNDALYIENDPALAELARGQGCTVTPVERPFRPERSTHVCDHDHHHHGHGHHHHAHEHHHHDHAHESHGHSHGHEHGHHDHEHHHDHEHGHGCGCGGHHGHGHKHDH; the protein is encoded by the coding sequence ATGCCCCGCGTCACCACCATTGTCCGCAAGCCTGCCGTGAAGGCCGACCGTGTCGTCGACACCGTGACCCTCGACCATGAGGCGAGGAACCGCCGGCAGGCGACGCTCACGGCTGCGGGCGGGATCGAGATCCTGCTCGATCTCGACATGGAGACCACCATCAACGACGGCGACGCGCTGCGCCTGGAGGACGGCCGCCTGGTTCAGGTGAAGGCCAAGCCCGAGGCGCTCCTGGAGGTGAAGGCCGAGAACCCGCTTCGCCTCATGCGCCTCGCCTGGCATCTGGGCTCGAACCACGGCCTCGCCGAAATGTCGAACGACGCGCTCTATATCGAGAACGATCCTGCCCTCGCGGAGCTGGCGCGGGGGCAGGGCTGCACGGTGACTCCGGTGGAGCGCCCGTTCAGGCCGGAGCGCAGCACCCATGTCTGCGATCACGATCACCACCATCACGGCCATGGGCATCACCATCACGCTCATGAGCACCATCATCACGACCATGCGCACGAGTCTCACGGGCACTCGCACGGTCACGAGCATGGCCATCATGACCATGAGCATCATCACGACCATGAGCATGGGCACGGGTGCGGCTGCGGCGGCCACCATGGGCACGGCCACAAGCACGATCACTGA
- a CDS encoding nucleoside deaminase, with protein MNTQDQRYLARAIDLSRQHMDAGAGGPFGALIVRDGKVLAEGWNQVTSTKDPTAHAEVTAIRRACQEIGDFSLEGATLYTSCEPCPMCLASAYWARVSRIVFANTREDAAAIGFDDSLIYDEIPKPVSERLIPMDHLPSLEAKAVFDTWADKADKIEY; from the coding sequence ATGAACACGCAAGACCAGCGCTATCTCGCGCGCGCCATCGACCTGTCACGCCAGCACATGGATGCGGGCGCCGGAGGCCCCTTCGGGGCCCTGATCGTGCGCGACGGGAAGGTTCTGGCGGAGGGCTGGAACCAGGTGACCTCCACCAAGGATCCCACGGCCCATGCCGAGGTGACGGCGATCCGCCGCGCCTGCCAGGAGATCGGCGATTTTTCCCTGGAGGGCGCGACGCTCTATACGAGCTGCGAGCCGTGCCCCATGTGCCTCGCTTCGGCCTATTGGGCGCGGGTCTCGCGCATCGTCTTCGCCAATACCCGCGAGGACGCCGCCGCGATCGGCTTCGACGACAGCCTGATCTACGACGAGATTCCCAAGCCGGTCTCGGAGCGCCTCATCCCCATGGACCACCTGCCGAGCCTGGAGGCCAAGGCCGTCTTCGACACCTGGGCGGACAAGGCGGACAAGATTGAGTATTAG
- the xdhC gene encoding xanthine dehydrogenase accessory protein XdhC, with amino-acid sequence MRVWRQLAEIVTRHGAAALIGVHEVKGSAPREVGAHMVVRPDGAFHGTIGGGQLEFLMLDLAREMLGRGRGPARIVDQALGPDLGQCCGGRVKILIETFDGRDLDDIAPLVEAEGKGASFDVECRMEDGRVRRELASEADAGPGAQWRETHGEDRTPVLLFGAGHVGRALVLALAPLPFAVRWLDDRDGAFPSHVPANAAAVRMRSPEAEIDEARPDSFILVMTHDHPLDLAITAAALRRGFSYVGLIGSSTKRARFEKRFREIGLSRERIASLICPIGIPGIADKDPAVIAASTAAQLLQERERRQLDRNRSPLALPGDT; translated from the coding sequence GTGAGGGTCTGGCGCCAGCTCGCCGAGATCGTCACGCGGCATGGAGCCGCGGCGCTGATCGGCGTGCACGAGGTGAAGGGCTCCGCGCCGCGCGAGGTGGGGGCGCACATGGTCGTGCGGCCCGACGGCGCGTTCCACGGCACCATCGGCGGCGGGCAGCTCGAGTTCCTCATGCTCGACCTGGCCCGCGAGATGCTCGGTCGGGGGCGGGGGCCCGCGCGGATCGTCGATCAGGCGCTCGGCCCCGATCTCGGCCAATGCTGCGGCGGGCGCGTGAAGATCCTCATCGAGACCTTCGACGGACGCGACCTCGACGACATCGCGCCTCTCGTCGAAGCGGAGGGCAAGGGAGCCTCCTTCGACGTGGAATGCCGGATGGAGGACGGGCGCGTCCGGCGCGAGCTGGCTTCGGAGGCGGATGCGGGCCCGGGGGCGCAATGGCGCGAGACCCATGGCGAGGATCGCACGCCCGTCCTGCTCTTCGGCGCGGGGCATGTGGGCCGCGCGCTCGTGCTGGCGCTCGCTCCCCTCCCGTTTGCCGTGCGCTGGCTCGACGACCGGGACGGCGCCTTTCCGTCCCATGTCCCGGCGAATGCGGCGGCCGTGCGCATGCGCAGCCCCGAGGCCGAGATCGACGAGGCGCGGCCGGATTCGTTCATCCTCGTGATGACCCACGATCACCCGCTCGACCTGGCGATCACGGCCGCGGCCCTGCGGCGCGGATTTTCCTATGTGGGCCTGATCGGCAGCAGCACGAAACGGGCCCGGTTCGAGAAGCGCTTCCGGGAGATCGGGCTGTCCCGGGAAAGAATCGCGTCGCTGATCTGCCCCATCGGGATTCCCGGCATCGCCGACAAGGACCCGGCGGTCATCGCCGCGTCCACGGCGGCCCAGCTGCTCCAGGAGCGGGAGCGCCGTCAGCTTGACCGAAATCGCTCGCCTCTCGCCCTTCCAGGCGATACATAA
- the xdhB gene encoding xanthine dehydrogenase molybdopterin binding subunit, which translates to MNAPTKPIDQETLRHVRQPLPHDSGSKHVQGVAQYIDDIREPEGTLHVAIGQAPKARGRLVSLDVSAVRAMPGVKAVLTIADIPGRNDVSPAFGDDPLFVDSEISFLGQAVFAVVATARDIARRAVKKAVMEIVSEAPSVTVEDALERGETVLPDYAFGRGDADAAITAAPSRLAGQFQVGGQEHFYLEGQVALAIPGEDGDIHVYSSTQHPTEVQHVVARVLDIPDSYVTCETRRMGGGFGGKESQATQWAVTAALAARVTGRPCKLRLDRDDDFILTGKRHDFRCDWRVGFDGEGRIQGYGVDLLARCGYSADLSAGVVDRAMFHADNAYWMPAVHVASRRLKTNTVSNTAFRGFGGPQGMLAIEHVMDQIAWATGRDPLDVRYANFYRPGENLTPYGMEVEETDTLRNLVRMLEETSEYRERRKEIAAFNAASPIMKRGIALTPVKFGISFTLTHMNQAGALVHVYQDGSVHLNHGGTEMGQGLYIKVAQVVAEEFGIAMERVRITATTTAKVPNTSPTAASSGSDLNGMAAKVAAGAIKTRMIAHAAEAYGVPEDQIAFRDDRVFIGNESIAFDELAKKCILARVPMSEAGHYKTPKITWDREKGRGRPFFYFAYGAACSEVVVDTLTGENRLLRADILHDVGRSLNPAIDIGQIEGGFVQGMGWLTTEELVFSKEGHLLTHAPSTYKIPVASDVPEDFRVALYPNANREETIYRSKAVGEPPIMLANSVFCALADAVHALDPSKPVPLNAPATPEAILRACEALRGRPMG; encoded by the coding sequence ATGAACGCACCCACCAAGCCGATCGATCAGGAAACGCTCCGCCACGTCCGCCAGCCCCTGCCGCACGATTCCGGCTCCAAGCACGTGCAGGGCGTCGCGCAGTATATCGACGACATCCGCGAGCCGGAGGGCACGCTGCATGTGGCCATCGGCCAGGCCCCGAAAGCGCGCGGACGGCTCGTCTCCCTCGATGTGTCCGCCGTGCGCGCCATGCCGGGAGTGAAGGCCGTTCTCACCATCGCCGACATCCCCGGCAGGAACGACGTCTCGCCTGCCTTCGGCGACGATCCGTTGTTCGTGGACAGCGAGATCAGCTTCCTCGGACAGGCGGTGTTCGCGGTCGTTGCGACGGCCCGCGACATCGCGCGGCGCGCGGTGAAGAAGGCCGTGATGGAGATCGTGTCCGAGGCGCCGAGCGTCACGGTGGAAGATGCGCTCGAGCGCGGCGAGACGGTGCTGCCCGATTATGCCTTCGGCCGCGGCGATGCGGATGCGGCGATCACGGCCGCGCCCTCCAGGCTCGCGGGCCAGTTCCAGGTGGGCGGTCAGGAGCACTTCTATCTTGAAGGGCAGGTGGCGCTTGCGATCCCGGGCGAGGACGGAGACATCCATGTCTATTCCTCGACCCAGCACCCGACGGAGGTGCAGCATGTGGTCGCCCGCGTGCTCGATATCCCCGATTCTTACGTGACCTGCGAGACCCGCCGCATGGGCGGGGGCTTCGGCGGCAAGGAGAGCCAGGCGACCCAATGGGCCGTGACGGCGGCACTGGCCGCCCGCGTCACCGGCCGCCCCTGCAAGCTTCGCCTGGACCGCGACGACGATTTCATTCTCACGGGCAAGCGGCACGATTTCCGCTGCGACTGGCGCGTCGGCTTCGACGGCGAGGGACGCATTCAGGGCTATGGCGTCGATCTGCTCGCGCGCTGCGGCTATTCGGCGGATCTCTCCGCCGGCGTGGTGGACCGCGCCATGTTCCACGCGGACAACGCCTATTGGATGCCCGCCGTGCACGTCGCCTCGAGGCGGCTGAAGACCAACACGGTCTCGAACACCGCTTTTCGCGGCTTCGGCGGCCCGCAGGGCATGCTCGCCATCGAGCATGTGATGGATCAGATCGCCTGGGCGACGGGCCGCGATCCGCTCGATGTCCGCTACGCGAATTTCTACCGGCCGGGCGAAAACCTCACGCCTTACGGCATGGAGGTGGAGGAAACCGACACGCTCCGCAATCTCGTGCGCATGCTCGAGGAGACGTCGGAATACCGCGAGCGCCGCAAAGAGATCGCAGCCTTCAATGCGGCCTCGCCGATCATGAAGCGCGGAATCGCGCTGACGCCGGTGAAGTTCGGCATCAGCTTCACGCTCACGCACATGAACCAGGCGGGCGCGCTGGTGCACGTGTACCAGGACGGTTCCGTGCACCTGAACCACGGCGGCACCGAGATGGGGCAGGGGCTCTACATCAAGGTGGCGCAGGTGGTGGCCGAGGAGTTCGGCATCGCCATGGAGCGTGTGCGCATCACCGCCACGACGACCGCCAAGGTGCCCAACACCTCGCCCACGGCGGCCTCGTCGGGCTCTGATCTCAACGGCATGGCCGCGAAGGTCGCGGCGGGCGCGATCAAGACGCGCATGATCGCCCATGCGGCGGAAGCCTATGGCGTGCCCGAGGATCAGATCGCGTTCCGGGACGACCGCGTGTTCATCGGCAACGAGAGCATCGCCTTCGACGAGTTGGCGAAGAAGTGCATTCTCGCCCGCGTGCCGATGTCGGAAGCGGGGCATTACAAGACGCCGAAGATCACCTGGGATCGCGAGAAGGGGCGCGGCCGGCCATTCTTCTATTTCGCCTACGGGGCCGCCTGCTCGGAGGTCGTCGTCGACACGCTGACCGGCGAGAACCGGCTTCTGCGCGCGGACATCCTCCACGATGTCGGGCGCTCCCTCAACCCGGCCATCGATATCGGCCAGATCGAGGGCGGATTCGTGCAGGGAATGGGGTGGCTCACCACGGAGGAACTGGTGTTCAGCAAGGAAGGGCATCTGCTCACGCACGCTCCCTCCACCTACAAGATCCCGGTGGCCTCCGACGTGCCCGAAGATTTCCGCGTGGCGCTCTATCCCAATGCCAACCGGGAGGAGACGATCTACCGCTCGAAGGCCGTCGGCGAGCCGCCGATCATGCTCGCCAACAGCGTGTTCTGCGCCCTCGCCGATGCGGTCCATGCTCTCGATCCCTCGAAGCCCGTGCCGCTGAACGCGCCCGCGACCCCGGAGGCGATCCTGCGCGCCTGCGAGGCTCTGCGGGGGAGGCCCATGGGGTGA
- the xdhA gene encoding xanthine dehydrogenase small subunit yields MARDAIRFWRNGQPIEVSGFHPRTTLLDYLRLQERRVGTKEGCAEGDCGACTVALGRVRDGHVSYEPVNACILLLGQVDGAEVVTVEDLASRDSASRDLAPRDLASQEGLHPVQAAMVEHHGSQCGFCTPGIVMSLFTLYHDGERPLTREAVNDALAGNLCRCTGYRPIVDAALQVCAAPANDSFSRAREATAQGLAAMRDGDDIVIPHGNGFFAAPATEASLADLYARHPEATLVAGSTDVGLWVTKGMAELEKIIWLGRVAGLDSIEETADALSLGASATHARAFASLARIDPDLGELMRRFGSAQVRASGTVGGNIANGSPIGDLAPALIALGSTLELRRGESTRVLPLDAFFIAYRKQDRLPGEFVRRITVPTLKDGEVFRAYKVSKRFDEDISAVMGAFRFTLEGRRIAQARIAFGGMAGIPKRALETEAALAGVSLDDPSGWGEAMGAVARDYQPLDDHRASAAYRMTVARNLVFKALSETASGETRATRIIVRREAMEAAE; encoded by the coding sequence TTGGCACGAGACGCGATCCGCTTCTGGCGGAATGGACAGCCCATCGAGGTTTCCGGCTTTCACCCGCGCACCACGCTTCTGGATTACCTGAGGCTTCAGGAGCGCCGCGTCGGAACGAAGGAGGGCTGCGCCGAAGGCGATTGCGGAGCCTGCACCGTGGCGCTCGGCCGCGTCCGTGACGGGCATGTGTCCTACGAGCCGGTCAATGCCTGCATCCTGCTGCTCGGACAGGTCGACGGGGCCGAGGTGGTGACGGTCGAGGACCTGGCGTCACGGGACTCGGCCTCGCGGGACTTGGCCCCGCGGGACTTGGCGTCACAGGAGGGGCTCCATCCGGTCCAGGCCGCCATGGTGGAACACCACGGCTCGCAATGCGGCTTCTGCACGCCCGGCATCGTGATGAGCCTATTCACGCTTTATCATGACGGCGAAAGGCCCCTGACCCGCGAAGCGGTCAACGATGCGCTCGCCGGAAACCTCTGCCGCTGCACCGGCTACCGGCCGATCGTGGACGCGGCCTTGCAGGTCTGCGCCGCTCCTGCGAACGATTCCTTCTCGCGAGCCCGCGAAGCGACGGCGCAGGGCCTCGCGGCGATGCGGGACGGTGATGACATCGTCATTCCCCACGGAAATGGGTTCTTCGCCGCTCCGGCGACCGAGGCCTCGCTCGCCGATCTCTACGCACGGCATCCGGAGGCCACATTGGTCGCAGGCTCCACCGATGTGGGCCTCTGGGTCACCAAAGGCATGGCGGAGCTTGAAAAGATCATCTGGCTCGGCCGCGTGGCGGGCCTCGATTCCATCGAGGAGACGGCCGATGCGCTGAGCCTCGGGGCGAGCGCCACTCACGCGCGGGCCTTCGCGTCGCTGGCGCGGATCGACCCCGATCTGGGCGAGCTCATGCGCCGCTTCGGCTCGGCCCAGGTCCGCGCCTCGGGAACCGTGGGCGGCAACATCGCCAACGGTTCGCCGATCGGCGATCTCGCCCCCGCGCTCATCGCGCTGGGCTCCACGCTGGAGCTGCGCCGGGGCGAGAGCACGCGCGTTCTTCCCCTCGACGCTTTCTTCATCGCCTATCGCAAGCAGGATCGTCTTCCCGGCGAGTTCGTGCGCCGCATCACGGTTCCGACACTCAAGGACGGCGAGGTGTTCCGGGCCTACAAGGTGTCCAAGCGCTTCGACGAGGATATCTCCGCCGTCATGGGCGCCTTCAGGTTCACGCTCGAGGGACGCAGGATCGCACAGGCCCGCATTGCGTTCGGCGGCATGGCGGGCATTCCCAAGCGCGCCCTGGAAACGGAAGCCGCGCTCGCCGGCGTGTCCCTCGACGATCCGTCGGGATGGGGCGAGGCGATGGGCGCCGTCGCGCGCGACTATCAACCTCTCGACGATCATCGCGCTTCCGCGGCCTACCGCATGACGGTGGCGCGCAACCTCGTCTTCAAGGCGCTGAGCGAGACCGCCTCGGGCGAGACGCGCGCGACGCGGATCATCGTCCGGCGCGAGGCGATGGAGGCGGCGGAGTAA
- a CDS encoding VOC family protein, whose product MEYLHTMVRVSNLEQSLDFFCNKFGLVEVRRTENEKGRYTLVFLAAPGDVEKAKDTKAPLLELTYNWDENEYSGGRNFGHLAYRVDDIYETCRTLMDAGVTINRPPRDGYMAFVKTPDNISIELLQRGEPKPVQEPWASMPNTGSW is encoded by the coding sequence ATGGAATACCTCCACACAATGGTCCGGGTCTCCAACCTGGAGCAGTCTCTTGATTTTTTCTGCAACAAGTTCGGTCTCGTCGAGGTTCGCCGGACGGAGAACGAGAAGGGGCGCTACACCCTCGTCTTCCTGGCGGCCCCCGGGGACGTGGAGAAGGCCAAGGACACCAAGGCCCCGCTTCTGGAGCTGACCTATAACTGGGACGAGAACGAGTATTCCGGAGGCCGGAATTTCGGCCATCTCGCCTATCGGGTCGATGACATCTACGAGACCTGCCGGACGCTGATGGATGCGGGCGTCACCATCAACCGCCCGCCCCGCGACGGGTACATGGCCTTCGTCAAGACGCCCGACAACATCTCCATCGAGTTGCTGCAGCGCGGCGAACCCAAGCCGGTGCAGGAGCCCTGGGCGTCCATGCCGAATACCGGCTCCTGGTAA
- the pepN gene encoding aminopeptidase N, with translation MRTDVAQIVRLEDYRPSDFLIDRVELDVRLHPTATKVTATLSMRPNPAGRSDVPLVLDGDEVNLKSVILDERPLEAGEFAAHPQSLTISQPPQHPFRLTIETEIDPTANTKLMGLYRSGGNYCTQCEAEGFRRITYFLDRPDVLAVYTTRIEADLEEAPVLLGNGNPVESGPVAGTSRHFAVWHDPFPKPSYLFALVGGRLGRVAKSFSTMSGRDVEIAVYVEPGKESRAGYALDALERSMIWDEKVFGREYDLDVFNIVAVSDFNMGAMENKGLNIFNDKYVLASPETATDTDYANIEAIIAHEYFHNWSGNRVTCRDWFQLCLKEGLTVFRDQEFSSDERSRPVHRIAEVKALRARQFLEDSSPLSHPVRPSQYREINNFYTATVYEKGAEIVRMLKTLLGGEDFRSGMDLYYERCDGTAATVEDFLKAFADVTGRDLTHFARWYAQSGTPRVNVRGHFDEAAATYRLDFEQRTPPTPGQPTKEPMVIPVSLGLVTEDGQPMQASCERVNSRGVFVLDKARDSITFTGVRSRPVPSLFRGFSAPVKLSLDLSSDDLLVLLRHDTDAFNRWQAAQTVAMRILVALSTGVSAGDEDMDALSSAFRSFTETGALNDPAFAALVLTPPSEADIAQEIGNDVNPDAVHRARKALRRRIGQGSFEPLARLHRGLAQTEPYSPDAASAGRRALRNATLDLLASADPSLGEKLASEQFETAGNMTDRLASLNVLMTIPGMVRENAIKSFKERYRTEPLVIDKWFILQAVIPEDTTLDRVKRLMEHPAFSFNNPNRVRSLVGSFAMLNQVQFNREDGAGYAFLASIVLRVDELNPQLASRLLTAFSTWKMMEPIRRSHARRALQSIAQKSNLSRDVGDIVNRSLEEAQAS, from the coding sequence ATGCGCACTGATGTCGCCCAGATCGTTCGCCTTGAGGATTACCGGCCCAGCGATTTCCTGATCGACCGGGTCGAGCTGGACGTCAGGCTTCATCCGACGGCGACGAAGGTTACCGCGACGCTGTCCATGCGGCCGAACCCGGCCGGGCGCTCGGATGTACCTCTCGTGCTCGACGGCGACGAGGTGAACCTGAAATCCGTCATCCTCGACGAACGGCCGCTGGAGGCCGGGGAGTTCGCGGCCCATCCCCAATCCCTCACGATTTCCCAGCCCCCGCAGCACCCCTTCCGGCTTACCATCGAGACCGAGATCGACCCGACGGCGAACACCAAGCTCATGGGCCTTTACCGCTCGGGGGGGAATTACTGCACGCAATGCGAGGCCGAGGGCTTCAGACGCATCACCTATTTTCTCGACCGGCCCGACGTGCTCGCTGTCTATACCACGCGCATCGAGGCGGATTTAGAGGAGGCTCCGGTTCTGCTCGGCAACGGCAATCCGGTCGAGAGCGGTCCCGTCGCGGGAACCAGCCGGCACTTTGCGGTGTGGCACGACCCCTTTCCTAAACCGTCCTATCTGTTCGCGCTCGTCGGCGGACGCCTCGGCCGCGTCGCGAAGTCCTTCTCGACGATGAGCGGGCGCGACGTGGAGATCGCGGTCTACGTGGAGCCCGGCAAGGAGAGCCGCGCCGGATACGCGCTTGACGCGCTCGAGCGCTCCATGATCTGGGACGAGAAGGTATTTGGGCGCGAATACGACCTCGACGTCTTCAACATCGTGGCCGTTTCGGACTTCAACATGGGCGCGATGGAGAACAAGGGCCTCAACATCTTCAACGACAAATACGTCCTGGCGAGCCCCGAGACCGCGACCGATACGGATTACGCGAATATCGAAGCGATCATCGCGCACGAGTACTTCCATAACTGGTCCGGGAACCGCGTGACCTGTCGCGACTGGTTCCAGCTGTGCCTGAAGGAAGGACTGACGGTCTTCCGGGATCAGGAGTTCTCATCCGACGAGCGCTCGCGGCCCGTGCACCGCATCGCAGAGGTGAAGGCCCTCAGGGCGCGGCAGTTCCTGGAGGATTCGAGCCCCCTCTCCCACCCCGTGCGGCCGAGCCAGTATCGTGAGATCAACAATTTCTACACCGCGACCGTGTACGAGAAGGGCGCCGAGATCGTCCGCATGCTCAAGACGCTCCTCGGCGGCGAGGATTTCCGCAGCGGGATGGATCTCTACTACGAACGCTGCGACGGCACCGCCGCCACGGTCGAGGATTTTCTGAAGGCCTTCGCCGATGTCACGGGGCGCGACCTCACCCATTTCGCCCGCTGGTATGCGCAATCGGGCACGCCGCGCGTGAACGTGCGCGGCCATTTCGACGAAGCGGCCGCGACCTACCGCCTCGACTTCGAGCAGCGCACGCCTCCTACGCCCGGCCAGCCCACGAAGGAGCCGATGGTGATCCCCGTATCGCTCGGCCTCGTGACCGAGGACGGGCAGCCGATGCAGGCTTCGTGCGAGCGCGTGAATTCGCGTGGCGTCTTCGTCCTGGACAAGGCCCGGGACAGCATCACCTTCACGGGCGTGCGCTCGCGTCCGGTCCCGTCGCTCTTCCGCGGCTTCTCGGCGCCGGTGAAGCTCTCCCTCGACCTCTCGAGCGATGATCTTCTCGTTCTGCTCCGGCACGATACGGATGCCTTCAACCGCTGGCAGGCGGCCCAGACGGTGGCAATGCGCATTCTCGTCGCCCTCTCGACGGGAGTGTCGGCCGGCGACGAGGACATGGATGCGCTCTCCTCGGCTTTCCGCTCCTTCACGGAGACGGGTGCTTTGAACGATCCGGCCTTCGCAGCGCTCGTCCTGACCCCGCCCAGCGAAGCCGACATCGCCCAGGAAATCGGAAACGACGTGAACCCCGACGCCGTCCACCGCGCTCGCAAGGCACTGCGCCGGCGGATCGGCCAGGGAAGCTTCGAACCTCTGGCGAGGCTGCATCGCGGCCTTGCGCAGACGGAACCCTACAGCCCCGATGCCGCGAGCGCCGGAAGACGCGCTTTGCGCAACGCCACACTCGACCTTCTAGCCTCGGCCGATCCCTCCCTGGGAGAGAAACTCGCGAGCGAACAATTCGAGACAGCGGGCAACATGACGGATCGGCTCGCATCCTTGAACGTCCTCATGACGATTCCCGGAATGGTGCGGGAGAACGCGATCAAGAGCTTCAAAGAGCGCTATCGCACCGAACCGCTCGTGATCGACAAATGGTTCATCCTGCAGGCCGTGATCCCGGAAGACACGACGCTCGATCGCGTCAAGCGCCTGATGGAACACCCGGCCTTCTCGTTCAACAATCCGAACCGCGTACGCTCCCTCGTCGGAAGCTTCGCGATGCTCAACCAGGTGCAGTTCAACCGGGAGGACGGCGCGGGCTACGCATTCCTTGCATCCATCGTGCTGCGGGTCGACGAGCTGAATCCCCAGCTCGCGTCGCGTCTGCTCACCGCGTTCAGCACGTGGAAGATGATGGAGCCCATCCGCCGCTCCCACGCGCGCCGGGCCCTTCAATCGATCGCGCAAAAGTCGAATCTTTCCCGCGATGTAGGGGATATCGTGAATCGATCGCTTGAAGAGGCTCAGGCTTCCTGA